The following are encoded together in the Bradymonas sediminis genome:
- the lipB gene encoding lipoyl(octanoyl) transferase LipB: MSKRLEIIRLGVVPYGQALALQMKLRERLKAQRDEDLVGYLIALEHPPTVTLGKRGSFEDLVNHAWLHANGVEVFKIDRGGEATFHEPGQLVVYPILRLSALGKGVVDVIRGMAACLGESVAEYGKVAAYDLEHPGLWTQDETPSRKLASVGMRVQSGVTTHGVAMNLVNQMIGFSMIVVCGMPNTPMARLCDYLDDDLDFDTFRDDFLARFGAFLEVNCVDGKLELPPPEDWVLPDQEWSKA, from the coding sequence ATGAGCAAACGCCTCGAGATCATCCGCCTTGGGGTCGTCCCATACGGCCAGGCGCTCGCGCTGCAGATGAAGCTGCGCGAGCGCCTCAAGGCGCAGCGCGATGAGGACCTCGTCGGTTATCTCATCGCGCTTGAGCACCCTCCGACCGTCACGCTGGGAAAACGCGGCAGCTTCGAAGACCTCGTCAATCACGCCTGGCTCCATGCCAACGGCGTTGAGGTCTTTAAGATCGACCGCGGCGGCGAGGCGACCTTTCACGAACCCGGACAATTAGTGGTCTACCCCATCCTGCGCCTCAGCGCGCTGGGGAAGGGCGTCGTCGACGTGATTCGTGGCATGGCAGCGTGCCTGGGTGAGTCGGTGGCAGAATATGGCAAGGTCGCGGCCTATGACCTCGAGCACCCCGGCCTGTGGACTCAGGACGAGACCCCGTCGCGCAAACTCGCCAGCGTCGGCATGCGCGTGCAGTCCGGCGTGACGACCCACGGCGTGGCCATGAATCTGGTGAACCAGATGATCGGGTTTTCGATGATCGTGGTGTGCGGCATGCCGAATACGCCGATGGCCAGGCTATGCGATTATTTAGACGATGACCTCGATTTCGACACGTTTCGGGATGATTTTCTGGCGCGATTCGGCGCGTTTTTGGAGGTGAATTGCGTGGACGGTAAGCTTGAATTACCGCCCCCAGAAGATTGGGTGCTTCCGGACCAGGAGTGGTCGAAGGCGTAG
- the murA gene encoding UDP-N-acetylglucosamine 1-carboxyvinyltransferase, whose product MEKFVIQGAHQLSGSVTPGGSKNEALPCLAAAVLTDEPVTFHNIPRIADVEVMLEVIADLGGTFEWLADDVVKVQAGQVNKTDLDRELCQRIRASILFAGSMLGRTGRCELPPPGGDVIGRRRLDSHFLALEALGTHIEVGEKAYIFETDGLVGTEIFLDEASVTGTENALMAAAAAKGETVIRNAACEPHVQGLCRMLVKMGARIDGIGTNILRIKGSKSLWGCEHRIGPDYLEIGSFAGLAAVTGSKLTIKDVVPEDLRMIRIVFAKLGVETELKGNDMIVHGDRELKVKRDLHGAIPKIDDAPWPAFPTDMMSVAITVATQCHGTMLFFEKMFEGRMFFVDNLIGMGAEIVLCDPHRVVVVGPSQLYGTTLESPDIRAGMSLLIAALAAKGESTIYNVRQIDRGYANIDKKLKAIGAQIERLPVE is encoded by the coding sequence ATGGAAAAATTTGTCATTCAGGGAGCCCACCAGCTCAGCGGTTCAGTCACCCCCGGCGGCAGCAAGAACGAGGCGCTTCCGTGCCTGGCGGCTGCGGTCCTCACCGATGAGCCGGTGACCTTCCACAACATCCCCCGCATCGCCGACGTCGAGGTCATGCTCGAGGTCATCGCCGACCTCGGCGGCACCTTCGAATGGCTGGCTGACGACGTCGTCAAAGTTCAGGCTGGACAGGTCAATAAGACCGATCTCGACCGCGAGTTATGCCAGCGCATCCGCGCCTCGATCCTCTTCGCGGGCTCGATGCTCGGTCGCACCGGTCGCTGCGAATTGCCGCCCCCCGGCGGCGACGTCATCGGCCGGCGTCGACTCGACTCTCACTTCCTGGCGCTCGAAGCGCTCGGCACCCATATCGAAGTCGGCGAGAAAGCCTATATCTTCGAGACCGACGGGCTGGTCGGCACCGAGATCTTCCTCGACGAGGCCTCGGTCACCGGCACCGAGAACGCGCTGATGGCAGCCGCCGCAGCCAAGGGCGAGACGGTCATCCGCAACGCCGCCTGCGAGCCGCATGTCCAGGGTCTGTGTCGCATGCTCGTCAAAATGGGCGCGCGCATCGACGGCATCGGCACCAATATCCTGCGCATCAAGGGCAGCAAGAGCCTGTGGGGCTGCGAGCACCGCATCGGCCCCGATTACCTCGAGATCGGCAGCTTCGCCGGCCTGGCCGCCGTCACCGGCAGCAAGCTCACCATCAAGGACGTGGTCCCCGAAGACCTGCGCATGATCCGCATCGTCTTTGCGAAACTCGGCGTTGAGACCGAGCTCAAGGGCAACGATATGATCGTGCACGGCGACCGCGAGCTGAAGGTCAAACGCGACCTGCACGGCGCGATCCCGAAAATCGACGACGCTCCCTGGCCCGCCTTCCCCACCGATATGATGTCGGTGGCGATCACGGTGGCGACCCAATGCCACGGCACGATGCTCTTCTTCGAGAAGATGTTCGAAGGCCGCATGTTCTTCGTGGATAACCTGATCGGCATGGGCGCCGAGATCGTCTTGTGCGACCCGCACCGCGTCGTGGTCGTCGGCCCAAGCCAACTCTACGGCACCACCCTTGAGTCGCCCGATATCCGCGCCGGTATGTCGCTGTTGATCGCGGCGCTCGCCGCCAAAGGCGAGTCCACGATCTATAACGTGCGCCAGATTGACCGCGGTTATGCGAATATCGACAAAAAGCTTAAGGCCATCGGCGCGCAGATCGAGCGCCTGCCGGTCGAATAA
- a CDS encoding carboxypeptidase M32, whose protein sequence is MNAYKQLEKRFERLSKIEEAIGVLGWDRATMMPEGGAAGRAEQIATLSVLAHEGLTDPALADLLEQAADIELSEWQQANLGEMRRDWVHANALPSDLVEATSRAVSECETVWMQARAEDDFAKLAPYLKRQIDLIREGAVAKGEALGCSAYDALLDQFDPGMSAATIDPIFEELVAFLPGFIDEVLAHQASAPAPIQPQGPFPEAAQRELSHSLMKTLGFDFNHGRLDTSAHAFCGGTTDDVRLTTNYDEQDFARSIMGTIHETGHALYSMGLPTEWRYQPVGRARGMSIHESQSLLMEMQVCRSRDFLEYAAPMMREAFAPGSDSAEWSVENIFALSTRVERSLIRIDADEVTYPAHVILRYQLERKLIGGELSVEDLPQAWNTGMKELVGITPDSDRDGCMQDVHWMSGAFGYFPTYTLGAMTAAQLYAAAREQDPTIVPGVKTGDFAPLRTWLRDNIHAKASSKSTVELVKEATGKALDVEVFKAHLRQRYLPSK, encoded by the coding sequence ATGAACGCCTATAAGCAATTAGAAAAACGTTTCGAGCGCCTGTCCAAGATCGAAGAGGCAATTGGCGTGCTCGGATGGGACCGCGCGACGATGATGCCCGAGGGCGGCGCCGCCGGGCGCGCCGAGCAGATCGCCACGCTCTCCGTGCTGGCCCACGAAGGGCTGACCGACCCCGCGCTCGCAGACCTCTTGGAGCAGGCGGCCGACATCGAGTTGAGCGAGTGGCAACAAGCAAACCTTGGCGAGATGCGCCGCGACTGGGTCCACGCAAACGCGCTGCCCTCCGACCTCGTTGAGGCCACCAGCCGCGCGGTCTCCGAATGCGAAACCGTATGGATGCAGGCGCGCGCCGAGGATGACTTCGCCAAACTCGCCCCGTATCTCAAGCGCCAAATCGACCTGATCCGCGAGGGCGCCGTCGCCAAGGGCGAGGCGCTCGGGTGCTCGGCCTACGACGCCCTGCTCGACCAATTCGACCCCGGCATGAGCGCCGCGACCATCGACCCCATCTTCGAAGAGCTCGTCGCGTTTTTGCCCGGCTTCATCGACGAAGTCCTCGCCCACCAGGCGAGCGCTCCGGCGCCGATTCAACCCCAGGGACCATTCCCCGAGGCGGCGCAGCGCGAACTGTCGCACTCCCTGATGAAGACCCTCGGCTTCGACTTCAACCACGGCCGCCTGGACACCAGCGCCCACGCATTTTGCGGCGGCACCACCGACGACGTGCGCCTGACCACCAACTACGACGAGCAGGACTTCGCCCGCTCCATCATGGGCACCATCCACGAGACCGGCCACGCCCTCTATAGCATGGGACTGCCCACCGAGTGGCGATACCAACCGGTCGGAAGGGCCCGGGGCATGAGCATCCACGAGAGCCAATCACTGCTCATGGAGATGCAGGTCTGCCGCAGCCGCGACTTTTTGGAATATGCCGCCCCGATGATGCGCGAGGCCTTTGCCCCGGGCAGCGACTCAGCCGAGTGGTCGGTCGAGAATATCTTCGCCCTGTCGACCCGCGTCGAGCGAAGCCTGATCCGCATTGACGCCGACGAAGTCACCTACCCGGCCCACGTGATCCTTCGCTACCAGCTCGAGCGCAAACTCATCGGTGGTGAGCTCAGCGTCGAAGACCTGCCGCAGGCGTGGAACACCGGCATGAAGGAATTAGTCGGCATCACCCCGGACAGCGACCGCGACGGCTGCATGCAGGACGTCCACTGGATGAGCGGCGCCTTCGGGTATTTCCCCACCTATACCCTGGGCGCGATGACCGCCGCCCAGCTCTACGCCGCCGCCCGCGAGCAAGACCCCACGATCGTCCCGGGCGTCAAAACCGGCGACTTCGCCCCGCTGCGCACCTGGCTGCGCGACAATATCCACGCCAAGGCGTCGAGCAAGAGCACGGTCGAGTTGGTGAAGGAAGCCACCGGCAAGGCGCTCGACGTCGAGGTCTTCAAGGCGCATCTTCGTCAGCGTTATTTGCCCAGCAAATGA
- a CDS encoding protoglobin domain-containing protein: MYFFKEIKDYIGFSDSDAARLQKLHPLLGPHFEAIVKHFYRALNENQRTRDIFTGPDQIERLRKSLHRWLTDLFSGTYDDAFFRARQHVGRVHVEVGLQPQFMFGAMNIIRIDLIRAISEQKTRIEEEVGSTSIECIESVERILDLELTIITQAYWDKLMHMKLEIPSALATGLAHEIRNPLNTMGLQLTLLERRIRDISSVVEDAEERILPIAETLRSELGRIHTLTNDIMDFAKPVEITPAWHDAAMLLDEIKRVHGPSLQASNIAVETHLTGDARMWCDLDRIRQVFVNFLTNAVEAMDNAGQIIITADNADYGTRLTFQDFGEGMAPGLKFRVFDLFFTTKATGTGMGLPIIKKIIDAHGGSIDVTSQPGRGTKFTVFLPRPEFGE; the protein is encoded by the coding sequence ATGTATTTTTTTAAAGAAATCAAAGATTATATTGGCTTCAGCGACAGCGACGCCGCTCGCCTGCAAAAACTGCACCCCCTGCTGGGGCCGCATTTTGAGGCGATCGTTAAGCATTTCTATCGCGCGCTCAACGAAAACCAGCGAACGCGCGATATCTTCACCGGACCCGACCAAATCGAGCGGCTTCGAAAGAGCCTGCACCGATGGCTCACCGACCTCTTCTCGGGCACCTACGACGACGCGTTTTTCCGCGCGCGCCAACACGTAGGCCGCGTTCACGTCGAGGTCGGGCTTCAGCCGCAATTTATGTTCGGGGCGATGAATATCATCCGCATCGACCTGATCCGCGCGATCTCGGAGCAGAAAACGCGCATCGAAGAAGAGGTTGGGTCCACAAGCATCGAATGCATCGAGAGCGTCGAGCGCATCCTTGACCTCGAGCTTACCATCATAACCCAGGCCTATTGGGATAAATTGATGCATATGAAGCTCGAGATTCCCTCGGCGCTGGCGACCGGGCTCGCTCATGAGATCCGCAATCCTCTCAACACAATGGGGCTGCAACTGACCCTCCTGGAGCGGCGCATCCGCGACATTAGCAGCGTGGTCGAGGACGCCGAGGAGCGCATCTTACCGATCGCCGAGACCCTGCGCTCCGAGCTCGGGCGCATCCACACATTGACTAATGATATCATGGACTTCGCCAAGCCGGTCGAGATCACCCCGGCCTGGCACGACGCCGCCATGCTGCTCGACGAGATCAAGCGGGTCCACGGTCCCAGCCTGCAGGCCTCGAATATCGCGGTTGAGACCCACCTCACCGGCGACGCGCGCATGTGGTGCGATCTCGACCGCATCCGCCAGGTCTTCGTGAACTTTTTGACCAACGCCGTCGAGGCCATGGACAACGCCGGCCAAATCATCATCACCGCAGACAACGCCGACTACGGCACCCGGCTGACCTTTCAAGACTTCGGCGAGGGCATGGCGCCGGGGCTTAAATTCCGGGTCTTCGACCTGTTCTTTACGACCAAAGCCACCGGCACCGGCATGGGCCTGCCAATCATTAAGAAGATCATCGACGCCCATGGCGGCTCGATTGACGTGACCTCCCAACCCGGCCGCGGCACCAAATTCACCGTCTTTTTGCCGCGCCCCGAGTTCGGCGAATAG
- a CDS encoding HTH domain-containing protein: MTFFEAAIEVLRQAGRPLHYKKIAEFAMRDDLLSHMGKNPDATMAQRLTQEIKSQGESVIVETRPGVYGLRESEVERINEEAEQRLKREEARRKRREEAKGQEIEGDEDEEKSEDEQPKRRRNRRRSNRSKKSSGSSSSRKSSSRGSSVSDESSDDDASEKKSSRRKSSRRKSSRRKSSRSRSSKSEPNGNAIPVDAENISDEKLDTIVNGNLITDSAPAASGGRRRARGAARRQLPKPSISKRRSTAKKSVTPVEEAAPVADVVAETPEKTSKRSSDSTSSVRESGRKRSRSRRSARSSKSQSTRSQSSRSQKRSESAPQSAPASTRHLKSGPVRLDGIAQAAYTVLQDGEKRAYKIADLADEIFERKLVKFHTHDASATVQAALANDNQIRQKRGHRPLFSLNSDSKWGLSEWGLPAAAIQKEQTILSLSEEIRQATLGDLGEALLGVKNEALEHIALTLLERLSYQNIKVSKRSSSGDVYFTADWRQGLSDVRVCIQVTLEAADELGADAVTAIRETLHHYSAAEGVIIHLGEITRDAINESRQDAKAPITLIDRKTFVELLIRHGIGVQTYTTPILMVDTEFIETLKS; the protein is encoded by the coding sequence ATGACATTTTTTGAAGCCGCAATTGAAGTCCTTAGACAAGCAGGACGCCCCCTCCATTATAAAAAGATCGCCGAATTCGCGATGCGCGACGACTTGCTTTCGCATATGGGCAAGAATCCCGACGCGACCATGGCTCAGCGCCTTACCCAGGAGATCAAAAGCCAGGGTGAGTCGGTGATCGTGGAGACCCGTCCGGGCGTTTATGGCCTGCGCGAGAGCGAGGTCGAGCGGATCAACGAAGAGGCTGAGCAACGACTTAAACGCGAAGAAGCCCGTCGTAAGCGCCGCGAAGAGGCCAAGGGCCAGGAAATTGAGGGCGACGAGGACGAAGAGAAGTCGGAAGACGAGCAGCCCAAGCGTCGTCGCAACCGCCGGCGCTCCAATCGATCGAAGAAATCCTCGGGGAGCTCGTCTTCGCGCAAGTCTTCGTCGCGCGGCAGCTCGGTGAGCGATGAGTCCTCGGATGATGACGCCTCGGAGAAGAAATCATCGCGCCGTAAATCATCGCGCCGTAAATCCTCGCGCCGAAAGTCCTCGCGCAGCCGCTCGTCGAAGTCCGAGCCCAACGGCAACGCGATTCCGGTCGACGCCGAGAATATCTCCGACGAAAAGCTCGACACCATCGTCAACGGCAATCTGATCACCGACTCGGCGCCGGCCGCCAGCGGCGGTCGCCGCCGTGCACGTGGCGCGGCCCGGCGTCAATTGCCCAAGCCCAGCATTTCGAAGCGTCGTTCGACCGCGAAGAAGAGCGTCACGCCTGTTGAAGAGGCCGCGCCGGTCGCGGACGTCGTCGCAGAGACGCCCGAGAAAACCTCGAAGCGCTCCAGCGACTCGACCTCGAGCGTGCGCGAATCGGGCCGCAAGCGCAGCCGCAGCCGTCGCTCCGCCCGCTCCTCGAAGTCGCAGAGCACGCGTTCGCAGAGCTCGCGTTCGCAGAAGCGCTCCGAGAGCGCGCCGCAATCGGCGCCCGCCAGCACCCGTCACCTGAAGAGCGGCCCGGTCCGCCTCGATGGTATCGCGCAGGCTGCCTATACCGTGCTGCAGGACGGCGAAAAACGCGCCTATAAGATCGCTGATTTGGCCGACGAGATTTTCGAGCGCAAGCTCGTGAAATTCCACACCCATGACGCCTCGGCCACCGTGCAGGCCGCGCTGGCGAACGACAATCAAATTCGCCAAAAGCGCGGGCATCGTCCGCTCTTTAGCCTGAATAGTGACTCCAAATGGGGGCTGTCCGAGTGGGGCCTGCCGGCCGCCGCGATTCAGAAAGAGCAGACCATCCTGAGCCTGTCCGAAGAGATTCGCCAGGCGACGCTTGGCGACCTCGGCGAGGCGTTGCTGGGCGTGAAGAACGAGGCGCTTGAGCATATCGCGCTGACGCTCTTGGAGCGCTTGAGCTACCAGAATATCAAGGTCTCCAAGCGCTCCTCCAGCGGCGACGTCTACTTCACCGCGGACTGGCGCCAGGGCCTGTCGGATGTGCGCGTATGCATCCAGGTCACGCTGGAGGCGGCCGATGAATTGGGCGCCGACGCGGTCACCGCGATTCGCGAAACCCTGCACCATTATTCGGCCGCAGAGGGTGTGATTATTCACCTCGGTGAGATCACCCGCGATGCGATCAACGAGAGCCGTCAGGACGCCAAGGCGCCGATTACCTTGATCGACCGCAAGACCTTCGTTGAGCTTCTCATTCGTCACGGCATCGGCGTCCAAACCTACACGACCCCGATTCTGATGGTGGATACCGAGTTTATCGAAACCCTGAAGTCATGA
- a CDS encoding sigma-54-dependent transcriptional regulator yields MQNLSAQKFPPAHYAASRGRILIVDDEVHAREALSTLLEEDGYEVRNAPDGFKALGVLREWECDLLVTDLRMPVMDGLELIKKARVEFPKLTCVVMTAFGSVENAVKAMKSGAEDYLSKPLNFDEVELVIARAMERTQLRTELDRLRQGSAGETTKTQMIGNSMPMQKLKSMIDQVATSRATVLITGESGTGKELVARLVHERSDRADKPFVRLHCSALAETLLESELFGHEKGAFTGAANQRKGRFEEANGGTLFLDEIGEISQSIQVKLLRFLQEREFERVGGNQTISVDVRIIAATNRDLEAEVRSGRFREDLYYRLNVIHLNTPPLRVRRSDIAPLASHLVAKHARRNGKDIKEISPEVLATICQYDWPGNVRELENTVERAVVLATGSRIESSQLSDNFGQQHFVPNDEIRIPGSTLEDIERYAILETYEATGGNSAETSRILGISVRKVQYKLKEYRD; encoded by the coding sequence ATGCAAAATCTCAGCGCTCAAAAATTTCCGCCCGCCCACTACGCCGCCAGCCGCGGACGTATCCTCATCGTCGATGATGAGGTGCACGCGCGCGAGGCGCTCAGCACCCTGCTCGAAGAGGACGGCTATGAGGTGCGCAACGCACCCGACGGCTTCAAAGCCCTGGGCGTGCTGCGCGAGTGGGAGTGTGACCTGCTGGTGACCGATCTGCGCATGCCGGTAATGGACGGGCTCGAGCTCATCAAAAAGGCGCGCGTCGAATTCCCAAAGCTCACCTGCGTGGTGATGACCGCCTTCGGCAGCGTCGAGAACGCCGTCAAAGCCATGAAAAGCGGCGCCGAAGATTATCTGAGCAAGCCGCTGAATTTCGACGAGGTTGAGCTGGTCATCGCGCGCGCCATGGAGCGCACGCAACTGCGCACCGAGCTCGACCGACTGCGCCAGGGCAGCGCCGGCGAGACCACGAAGACTCAGATGATCGGCAATAGCATGCCGATGCAAAAGCTAAAGTCGATGATCGACCAGGTCGCCACCTCGCGCGCCACCGTGCTGATCACCGGCGAGTCGGGGACCGGCAAGGAGTTGGTCGCGCGACTGGTGCATGAGCGAAGCGACCGCGCCGACAAGCCCTTCGTGCGCCTGCACTGTTCGGCCCTGGCCGAAACCCTGCTCGAGAGCGAGCTCTTCGGCCATGAAAAGGGCGCGTTCACCGGCGCCGCCAATCAACGCAAAGGCCGCTTCGAAGAGGCCAACGGCGGCACGCTCTTCCTCGATGAGATCGGCGAGATCTCACAGTCGATTCAGGTCAAGCTGTTGAGGTTTTTGCAGGAGCGCGAGTTTGAGCGGGTCGGCGGCAATCAGACCATCTCGGTGGACGTGCGCATCATCGCGGCGACCAACCGCGACCTGGAGGCCGAGGTCCGCAGCGGACGCTTCCGCGAAGACCTCTATTACCGCCTCAACGTCATCCACCTGAACACGCCGCCGCTACGCGTGCGCCGCAGTGATATCGCCCCGCTGGCGAGCCACCTGGTCGCCAAGCACGCCCGTCGAAACGGCAAAGATATCAAAGAGATAAGCCCCGAAGTGCTCGCCACAATCTGCCAATATGACTGGCCGGGGAATGTGCGTGAACTAGAAAATACTGTGGAGCGCGCGGTCGTGCTGGCGACCGGGTCGCGCATCGAGTCAAGCCAACTCTCCGATAACTTCGGCCAACAACATTTCGTGCCCAACGACGAAATCCGCATCCCCGGCTCCACGCTGGAGGATATCGAGCGCTACGCCATCTTAGAGACCTACGAGGCCACCGGCGGCAACTCCGCGGAGACCTCTAGAATCCTGGGGATCAGCGTGCGAAAAGTGCAATATAAGCTCAAGGAATATCGAGATTAA
- a CDS encoding type B 50S ribosomal protein L31 — MKPETHPEYRPVIFKDGEHEIMTRSTMTGKETREVDGVEYQVIPVDISAFSHPFYTGKQKLVDTEGRVDRFMKRYNLKAADADKGEEKEG; from the coding sequence ATGAAGCCTGAAACACATCCCGAGTATCGCCCCGTCATTTTCAAAGACGGCGAGCACGAAATCATGACGCGTTCGACCATGACCGGCAAAGAGACCCGCGAAGTCGACGGCGTCGAGTACCAGGTCATCCCGGTGGACATCAGCGCGTTCTCGCACCCCTTCTACACCGGTAAGCAGAAATTGGTCGACACCGAAGGTCGTGTTGATCGCTTCATGAAGCGCTACAACCTCAAAGCCGCTGACGCGGACAAAGGTGAAGAAAAAGAGGGTTAA
- a CDS encoding bifunctional metallophosphatase/5'-nucleotidase gives MKYSSIFSRHHLIFLIASLAFIGACSDSGSDNSEKDTGVQADATTSDVTETPDSTDGDADATEPDAGADADSDAEADTTQQTGDPISLKVIAFNDLHGRLEAPAGRITDGTETHDAGGIAYLKAWADELTQDADNSILVSAGDIVGATPMMSAMYHDEPTIVALNMLGLEVTAVGNHEFDAGWEELLRLQNGGCHADGCDWTESFDGAEFPILAANVMTESGDTLLPSTVVKTYEGVKVGFIGLTLEGTGRITRPSATAGLTFDDEVETIDREVAKLQAQGIEAIVVLIHEGGHATTPQTSVSDCGDVQGPIVDIVRNSSDAVDVFISGHTHRTYICDIEGRLVTSAFSYGRVLTEVDLVIDSASGDITEKTAVNHVVRNDTLSPNTDLTTFVTDLATLAAEADPVVAEINKSIRRDYNDAGESPLGRLIADSHLWATSETGEDSAQIAMANAGGIRANLTSPGATPENPGEITYSQVFDVLPFGNTLVTMTLTGAQIHQLLEQQFSATEYSIVQVSSGFTYSYTLNTTVGNHVDPASIKLNGVTIDPSANYRVTVNSYMAEGGDFLAVLSEGTNRVQGPAEVEMFAQYLRLHSPIARPDDVRITRLDP, from the coding sequence ATGAAGTACTCATCGATCTTTTCGCGACACCATCTAATTTTTCTCATCGCGTCACTGGCCTTCATCGGCGCGTGCTCGGACTCGGGCTCGGACAACTCCGAGAAGGACACGGGCGTTCAAGCGGACGCGACGACCTCGGACGTCACCGAGACGCCGGATTCCACGGATGGCGACGCCGACGCGACCGAGCCCGATGCGGGTGCAGACGCCGATTCGGACGCCGAAGCGGACACCACGCAGCAGACCGGCGATCCCATCTCCCTAAAAGTCATCGCGTTCAACGACCTTCACGGCCGCCTGGAAGCACCTGCCGGCCGCATTACTGACGGCACGGAGACCCATGACGCCGGCGGCATCGCCTACCTGAAGGCCTGGGCCGACGAGCTTACCCAGGACGCCGACAATAGCATCCTGGTGTCGGCCGGCGATATCGTGGGCGCGACGCCGATGATGTCGGCGATGTACCACGACGAACCGACGATCGTGGCGCTGAATATGCTCGGCCTGGAGGTCACCGCGGTGGGCAACCACGAATTCGACGCCGGCTGGGAAGAGCTTCTTCGCCTACAAAATGGCGGCTGCCACGCCGATGGATGCGATTGGACCGAGTCCTTCGACGGGGCTGAGTTCCCGATCCTCGCCGCCAACGTCATGACCGAGAGCGGTGACACCCTGCTGCCGTCGACCGTGGTCAAAACCTATGAGGGCGTGAAGGTCGGATTCATCGGCCTCACCCTCGAAGGCACCGGCCGCATCACGCGCCCCAGCGCCACCGCCGGGCTGACCTTCGACGACGAAGTCGAGACAATCGACCGCGAGGTCGCCAAGCTTCAGGCCCAGGGAATTGAGGCCATCGTCGTGCTCATCCACGAGGGCGGCCACGCGACCACTCCGCAGACCAGCGTCAGCGACTGCGGCGACGTGCAGGGACCGATCGTCGACATCGTGCGCAACTCGAGCGACGCCGTCGACGTCTTCATCAGCGGACACACCCACCGCACCTATATCTGCGATATCGAAGGCCGCCTGGTCACCAGCGCGTTCTCCTACGGCCGCGTGCTGACCGAAGTTGACCTGGTCATCGACTCGGCCAGCGGCGACATCACCGAGAAGACCGCGGTCAACCACGTCGTGCGAAACGACACCCTCAGCCCGAACACGGACCTCACTACCTTCGTCACCGACCTCGCCACGCTGGCCGCCGAAGCCGACCCGGTGGTCGCCGAGATCAACAAGAGCATCCGACGCGACTATAATGACGCCGGCGAATCCCCCCTGGGCCGCCTCATCGCCGACAGCCACCTGTGGGCCACCAGCGAGACCGGAGAGGACAGCGCCCAGATCGCGATGGCCAACGCCGGCGGCATCCGCGCCAACCTGACCAGCCCCGGCGCGACCCCCGAGAATCCCGGTGAGATCACCTACTCGCAGGTCTTCGACGTGCTGCCCTTCGGCAACACCCTGGTGACCATGACCCTGACCGGCGCCCAGATTCACCAACTTCTTGAGCAGCAATTCAGCGCCACCGAATACTCGATCGTCCAGGTTTCCAGCGGATTCACCTACTCCTATACGCTCAACACCACGGTCGGAAACCACGTGGACCCGGCCAGCATCAAGCTCAACGGCGTGACCATCGACCCGAGCGCGAATTATCGCGTCACCGTCAACAGCTATATGGCAGAGGGCGGCGACTTTTTGGCGGTTCTTTCCGAGGGCACCAACCGCGTGCAGGGCCCCGCAGAGGTCGAGATGTTCGCCCAATACCTGCGCCTGCACTCGCCGATCGCCCGGCCCGACGACGTGCGCATCACGCGCCTCGATCCCTGA